The genome window agaggagcaaatcataatttgcttactccaaaagtattaagcaacttatttattatttttctaatttacttgataaattctgtgttgaagtttttataggaacaaccaacaaagtttttattaaatactattttattagtttttttttacctattacgctaaagtttatgaattaatatagctagaaaatGTCACTTTTTTTGTATGGAAGTTAAAAAATTGTTCAcggagaaaaaatatatttcataatttttagtggatcggggctccgatccgattatccatgatccgagtggaccggatatggattgacttgtaaaatatccgactcctgatccgatccgatccgaatccgacaaatttaaatggattaggatatggatttagctagatccgatccaaatccgatccgtttacaggCCTACCCTGTAGCCTGTAGGTGTAGGGTTAGTACGAGTAAACCAAACGTCAATGACAAAGTCAGATCTTGATGTAGGGTCCACTTTGTTATATTATTGTAAAACTAGCTGAGAAGCCGCGCGGCAGCctataaaaattgtattaatgattcgaaataaatatttttaaaataaaataaatttgtggtGGCCTAGAAAAATTAttcatgattcaaaattaatatttgtaaaataaaataaattttatattcgatACAATAccgatattaatatataaatttgtaaaattggactgtaattcatgagtgaaaaaatgaaaataaatttctacatgtaattaatgATGTAAAGCAACTTTTCAATAACTTACTAATCTGATTCTTAGATCTTTGTTTTTCCACCTGCCACTAACAGTTTTGATGCCACACAGGTATGTCAGCCTTCACATATAAGGTGCTTAAACCttatattttcatgtatacaaataGATGTCGAAGTGTTTCATGAATcatattttcatgtatacaaagtaacccatataaaaattaacaacagcaaacatgtctgatgaacaaaacaaatattataaaaaaaaataacaaacaaacatatatcactaaaaGTTAATTTCTTATCTTTTCATCGATCAATATCATgttaagactatattcttctcccttatttggatttgtcgactccaacattcgacaaactcttactcttataAGACAATCATCTCTATCAACATTCAAATCATCTACCATAGAGTGAATCATTATTGTATTAAATGGTGAAGATAAATATTGACATTttcatctatcaatatcatCTTAAGATTATATTCTTCTCatgtatttggatttgtcgactcccacattcgacaaactcttactcttaaTCATCTCTATCGTCATTCAAAACATCTGGCATAGTGCGACTCATTATTGATGGAGAAGAAAAATAGGCATAAGAAATTATGTCGCAGAGAATCAAGGTACTCTCTCCGTCCATCTCATTTAGTTACAGGTTTTTCCCCTGCTCGAcatgcattttaaggctcttgtataatataattccgttattttttttaaagattttttttatgtataaaatttcaaacatccaatttttatacaaagaaaaaagtagaaatatattatgaaattatattttccaGAACATTACAATGCGTACCAAACTTAATAATTTAAGAAGTAAATTTAAgaattcttaatatatatatgaaatgatAGTTTAAAAAGAATCGGACTATTTCTGTAAGtcaaaaatgttaaaaagtaattaaattattaagaaGTGAATGAAAGTAATTTtcagattaaaaatatttttcttaataaagcCATTCGTGAACAATAGGACCGAAAAAACGCGTCCTACAACCGAATCGTAGTATGGAAACCCATATCTTAAcgaaaatttaagttaaaatcattaatacgacaaaaaagaagaagttaaAATCATTAAACAAGGGTTAAAAAGCGGTGAATCAATAAATAATTAGCAACAAAACGGTGGATGATTTAACCCCAGGGACTCGTTTAATGATGTTAGTCTGCTTTGTCCGTGCTTATAGAGTGAAGTTACCTGGAAGTGAGGTGGTGGGGTCAGTGATTTGGATTTTTGTGTTAAATTCCAAGCAAGTGTGTTCGAGAGCCAGTACGGGGTTTTGACGAGTTCATATTCACACAGATATACTGTAGTAACATATATTCTGCCCGTATTATTCGTCTTGATCCTAGTATTCTCTTCTGTCAATTCATATGTTTGTCCATTCTGGTGGAGCTGTTCGGTCTCATTTCTGCTGCTTGCTTAGATTACTGGGTTCATTCTCGATTAGTTTAACCAATTAAACGTGATTAAGCTCGAATTCTTTTACAAATTCAGCTTAGGCGACCTGTTACAATGTCAAATATCAAATCTAAGCCACTTTCGAAGAACTGGAATAATTTTGTGTTGTTACTAAATATAACTAGTTAACTACAGGGACtaaatatctaaaattataagaagttttcttgtaaatattcaaatccgaatttttttaactaaaaatataacatttttttcaaatattttacaaaatactagtaaccatatgcaactataaTTTCAAATCTGGAGGTCAATTAATTGAATTGCATATGATTGCAGCCGtattgttataaatatattctaaaaagTTATTACTTTTACCAATATTTTTAAAGGatattataattcataaaaaaacttagaaaaaattgatatttttcataaattccaAAATTTAAATCGTATTTAGAACAATAAATTATAGTGATTCAAATTCGGATAACCACTGTATTGTcagttttgttattttgttaaTGTTGTTAAAtgtaaattaatcaaatttagaatgtatttttaattcatgatgaatataaaatataatatcaaaatatataacaaatttagaaaaaaaactaaatatataaaataatccaATATTCATATttcgaataaaatgatataaaCATCAAATTATCAATTTAGCGGTCAAACATGTAAGTTCATCTCTAGCATATACAagataattgaaaaataatgataatcaataatatatgtgatttaaataCAAAAGTTGAAGTAAATCTTGAAGTTCTGAATTTATAAAATGAGACCATTCTGAAATATGAAAATGATCGATTTCACCAATTTAGTAGtatgaacaaaaaaatataaaataaagattcTCATCTTGTCCTTCAAAAcgtattaattaaaatagaatTTGGACACGCTTGGATCACTTCAAGGTCCAGATTTGTATCCTAATATGCTAATAGAATATCATATTCATAAACGTGATTCCTACTTCCTTTGATTTCACAATCCAGTTGCATTCACCAGAAAGGCAGAAAGTACTCAACATTTAACAAGGGTCAAGGGTCCACATCATAATACAACTCAGCTAAAGTATAATCCAGTCGGATGGGTACTTAAACAAAAATGCAACATTTCAGACATCAAGCACAAAATGTTAAATGACAATGGTCAAGAAGCTTGGATAACTGAATTTTAGCATTCCACGGCAGAAGTATAGCCAGACCAGGTAAGGTTTATATGTTATAGAAATTGTCTACAAGTTTCcgtaacaaaataataatagataaaactACTCATCTTCTGAGCACAAAAGAAAGACCTCATTATCTCAATATATCTAAGCTGCACAATGTGATGCTCTAAATGAATCACAGTATACCTATGGCTCGAGAAtgctaaatttaaataaagcaTAGTGGGAAACATAATATAAGGAGTTTCTTCGAACCTTCACATCTTGGCACCCCGAGAAATGAATATGTCTCCGTAAGGCACCTTCTGTTGAATTCTAATGCAACCGAGAGTAGCAAGAACTGCATGGAAGAAAAGTTTTTCTTATCAACCAGATACTGTGAAGTTTTTGCCAGTGGAGATTATAAACAGCGATAGTATGTGTACCACATATCTGATGAAAGAAACATGCTGCTCTTTTCCTATTCATTCCAAAGGCTAGCTGGTTCACTGATTCTATTGTTGGGCATCCTGGTGTATCAAAGTGTATCTTCAGGTGCCTGAGGTGTGCATTGATCAAAATTCACAAGTGGCATCTAGCACATCAATATTCcagatttataaaaatctagtaaattgataaatttacCTCCGGATAGCATCAGTAATCTGATCCAGGGGTTGATCAGCCACAGGATATTTTTGAGTCTGAGTAGGTCCTGTTTCCACCATCAGTTCTGCAAAAGAAGGCATTAAATTGGCATTGACACGTAGCATAGTACAGACCGAACTAGTTCAGTTAAAATATTGACGGTATATACCATTATCAAGTGTCGAACCATTCTCTGGCGTGCTAGTTAACTTGAAATCTGGATCAAGATTCTGCCATGTGGTCTCCTCTGCAACAGTTTCAAGATTTCTAGTTGAGGAGTATGATCTTTTCTTGTTGGACCTGAAAAATCAGTGTTTCAAAACTCGGAATCCATGTGGCAACTTTTTCTATCACTTTGAGAACATGGCTTAATATTCAGAGCCCCACCCCCCAACCCCCCTCCTAAAAACTCCATATGTCTGTCAGGTATGTACTAGACACTACTAACCATTTAGTATTGGCTTCTGTGCTATGTGTTGGAAAGGCATGTCCAGAACCCGAGCTGGGGATGGATCCAAATTCTTCCCCTCCTACATAGTTTGACATGAATAAGCATACTAATTAGGAATCCTCACAACCATATAGACCATCTATGACTTCTTGGCATACAAACAAGGAAAGTTAAGCCTTCAGCAGTTAACATACCAGAATTACTGGGTGAAATCATGCTAGCCTTGGCTGCAGGCACTCCACTAGCCTTGGTTGCAGACACTCCACTAGCCTTGGTTGCAGACACTCCATTGGCACTGGCTGCTCCAATTCCAAAATtcttaagattgtttcttagcTCTTCCATTAGTATTTCCGTCGGCATCTCATTGTTTTCAAGAGTATTTCTTTGCTTCTCTATGGATATTTCAGAGGGCTGGGAGCTGACTCCAGTGTGATAATCGCCATGAGGCTTCATGTCCAGGAACATAAAAAGAACTAGTAagttttatttcatttattgaTGACACAAATGTAAACAGAAAAGAGTGGATTACAAATCCATCTGGATCCTGATGGTGCAATCTTTCTGAATGGGAAGATGAAGAAGCTGCAGGTGGCTGAGGTGCAGTAGTTCCTACAGGAAGAACAGTACAGGATTAATCTAATCTATTGGCACGGAGTGTCTTAAGGGCTAACATGAGAAAACACAAACCAGAAGGAGAATCATGTGGCGGCTGGGTGCATCTCCTCCATAGTTCCAATAGGGCTGCTGggtaataaatttgtttatttccTTTTGCAAACAGCCGACAAACTAGTACCACAGGAGGTATGTCCATGAGGTCAGTGATCTTCATAATAGGAGTCGAATCCATAAACTGCAAGTTGGTTAGCAGATAACCATTCAGCTTTTGTAAATTACACAtaaatttaagaattttaatGGTTTTGAGCACATTGCAAGTtgaagtaaaaaataataaatcaaacaGATACAACATGTTGGTGCAATTTATTTCCAAACATAAGTTGCACTAGTCATATGTAAGGTCACATAGTTGGATCTTTGCAGAACTTCAATCAACAATTGACAATCATAAGTGTTCAAGGCATGCCTTTCTTTTCCTTCCTCTCTTTGATACTGTATCCGGTGCATTTTGAAGCCAAGACTGGTATATATGCGCTGGAATAATAGTTTGTTCATAATCCATGACAGGAAGTACAGTTCTTCTTGCTCTCTTTCGCGGTGGCCCTTGCTTCTGTTTAACCTCATCCATCTGTAGGATCACATTCAGACAAGGATGAATAATCTGCAGTTACATTTGTCTAATAATCAAGCTATACATTGTAATGCTACCTGGGTAACTTCTTTTGCTTCTTCAAAAGGCTGGTCGACATGGTCATTAAGAGGTTTCTCGGGATTTTCATTCACTACACAGATGGTAATATTGATGTACTTTATCATCAGTCAATATGCAACCTCAGCCTTATTTATCATGTTTAAAAGAAAACATATCTTTTCCGTAGCAACAATTTTCTCCACAGGTTAGATCTAAACTTTTCAAACTATTGGAAAGTTCATGACAATCAGACATAACAGGTTTATGAATGTGCTTTCGATGCACCGCCTGGAAGAATGCTAGTAAGCGCATTTATATACTTACAACTGTATAGTAAAAGTGATACACAATTTGTACTTACCTTTTTTAGGCTCCTCTTGACGAGGCGGGGAGGAAATAATGGTAGCTGGAATTTGTGTGTGGTCATCTGGAGCGAAATTTGTTTGTGTATCAGCATCATCTTCTATGTCAAACCTGCACAATATGCGGTCAGATAGGCACCATGATAAGAATAATGAAACTTATGTTAAATTAGTGACTAGGAAATGATAATCAATTGTGCACAAAACTCCTGTGCTAAGCTAATTACTTGACAATTTGTGAAAGTATCTCAGTAATAAAGTTTCATTTACATCATATTGGTAATGACCTTTCAAATCGATTGTGGAGGTCAGTATCAGCTTGATAATAATCAAAACCTTCAAATAGAGTGATATTATCAAAATCAACTGGAAGAGAAGCAAGCAGCTGAGGTTAGTAGAGATTGTATCAAATAATGCCAGACAGATCAGATGCTgaataagttaaaaaaaattaatagagTTTTGTTGACCTTGATGGTAGTACTGGGCTTGACCATCTTCCCTGACAGTATTGCTAGTATAGGGTACATCCACATTGTCTAGATGCTGCAGATATGAAGAGTTACACGCTAAGATTAGCTCCGAggagataatttataatatattacaaaattaatacAGTTGCTAGTTGGTTAACACGATAGCATATCCTCGGCTGCATAGTCAGCAAAATCCCTCTAATATAATTAAGGATTCCCATGCCAGTTGGCATATAGGAACTTTTTTTGTTGTACTAGCCCAATTGTGCTACATGTTTCAGGATAAGGTAAGAGGGGTAAAATGACCAACAAAAAATTCTGGTGGAACATTACATACATCCTCCTTTTGTGTAGGCAATCACCGAACTAATTGGTGGCCCAAGTGATGATCAAATCAAATGCATCTCCTACATTTTGCTACATAATTTGTCACATTATTTAACAACGGGGAGGTGCAGGATTGGGAATGGATACCCAGTTGTTTAACCAAAAATATGAACTGGTGAAAATTTTCTGTCACAAACTATTTTCTATAATAAAGGGTTTATAACCAAGAGGATTCAAAGAATTTAGAAAAGTTTTTCCATTATACCATGGACACATATGAAGGTTGTTGGAAGCCCATCATGGTTGCAGATTCGGAAAAATGTCGAGACCGCTCAATCTCTTCTACCTCTTCCGTACCTTGATTATCTGGCAGAGTAACAGCTTCATACCTGCAAAAGGGTAAGCTAATAatgtgtttggaaaaaaatattaacactCCATAGAAACAGTATTTGATCAGCTTTCCTAACCATGGGATATACTCCTATACTATACTCCCGCACTAAGTTGAACAGCCACTTTCACTTATACTACCTAGTCTCTACTAAGGGTATTATTACAAAACTATGTTGGCGACTGTGTATACAATGACAAACAATGCTAACATGTGCCTCATAAAtgtgaaaaagatgaaactgACTTGGCCTGCGATTTTCCCTTGGGAAGCAGAGTCCGATCAGGTACACCTTTTACTTTCCATGCTTCATTTATTTCCACCTATTTTGAATTTGCGCCATAATAATCAAAATCCAAGCAAAATCAAGCAACAAATTCAGCAACGTTTAGATCGTGACTGTGTAATACCAGCAGACGAGTTACATCATCTGacaaacaaaaacatataaaaacagTCAAAGCTTGTTAGAGTCACCCTTTATTACAGGGCTATACAATGACATCAATAATTCATGTGataattggaatttttttttaaaaaaaataccataGAGAAGCTTCACTTTTCGTTCGTATACAATCACAACTCCCCCTGAGTTTAAATGCAGACAATGCCATCACCAgttaatacatattatattaaaacattCCTTAATAAATAAGTCCAGCTAATATAGTTAACAGTTCAATCTACCCATGAGAATTCCAGAAAGTCTCAAAGCCATTGGAACTGATGGATTCAAAATCTGTTCACTGTAACACACACAATATTCAGAGCAGAATATTAGTGAAACTTCGACTCGTATCTGATCAAATTGACAAATACTTGCTAGTAAAAACAGTACCAAATTTGGATGATATTGAGTTTGTGTAGCTTCTTCTTATTGATCTTCGCATGTGTAGTTGCAGCCATCCTTCACAAAAACAAAACATTGtagcataaataaaaaaaactaacaaaTCACCAATCAACATCAATGATTGAACAAAAAACTAAATCTACACCAATACcttcaaattaaaaatcaaattcaactATGAAGATCTTAAAACTAATTATATTCTTCAGAATGCATTTTATTGTACAAGTTTCAAAATCTATAGATATCGTAAGTTAATCACATGAAACTGACTGTACGCAAAAAAAATATCAGAGCACAAACCAAATGGCGACAAATGATTGAGCACAAAACTATATCAACACAAACAACACTTCAAATTCATGATGAACACTCGAGAATCAATAAACTGGAATGAACGATACTCGTCAATCAATAGCAAACAATTATACACAATTACATGAAATTAATTGTACCACTACAGAAACAGAATTATGAGGCACAAACAACATAACAAAACCAATGGGAGTCAAATGCTTGAGCTCAAAACTAAATCTACACAAAATacacttcaaatttaaatttaaaaccaaCAAGTGCGAAGTAATAAACTAAAACGAACGATATTCTTCGAATCAGCAGCATACTATTATACACAATTTCAAaacctatacacacacacaaacacaattcATCGCATTCAACAAACTAAAACGATCGCATGTAATATCATACACAATTTCCAAGCTACACCTACAGTAACATAATTACACTATATAAAACTGTACGGAAACTCGACTATTAAAAACGAAATTCAAATTACAACTCGAAATGAGATTAAGTAAAGCGAGAATACCATATTTGACCAAGCGGAGCTTTGCGAGCGAGCAGTTGGTGCGAGTAGAACATTACGAAACTaagcgtgtgtgtgtgtggagagagagagagagtgggggggggggggggggggttgtatGCGAGTATATATGGGAGTGGAAGGCTAGCGAGAAAAGGCGGGGGTTGTATAAAACGAGTACCCGCTAATAATACCGGAGCAGAGACTCTAGCACGCGAAGTGAATGTTCATTTTTTGAACTTTTGATACAGTTACGGTCACCGACTAACTGTTCTAgttttctctatttttttttatatggcTTGTTTGCCGCAAATGAAATATATTTGTGAGAAGTATAATGGTCTACGGTGcgtatgattttttataaataatttcggAATAGTGTATAAATCTGTGTAAGGCACGTAtctattattcataatatattttaatatttttattttgttttttggttAAAACTTTATCATATACttttttattagaattttaaatatgaatttatattaaaatatactaataATATTCATGATATATTCAAACTACTATACAAATGAATTTTCATTGCATTCGGATTTGCAGAATATAAGTTACATTCGAGTTATTTATACACTCATCAGTTAAAGCGTCTCCAACCATGGAATATTCTTAGCTAAAGCGTCTTCTAACATGGAAAACTCTTAGCTAAAAAGTTGGTTGTCCTTCcaaaaatagaaattataacATACGCCTTCAAAAAACGACACTTCAACCATATCCATctcttatctataattatagccaaccttCTATGAATGACTATATTTATCAATCTGCTACAGGTTTGCAAGAAATCTGTAAAAAtattacacatcacttattattatattaaagtgATAGATTCTAtctataataatctaaaatattaataacatactatttttaagcAACATgtgttacaggttcaacaaattttacataatgtatcacaggttcaatttagccaagaGATGCTTTTCATAagtaattttatcaaaattctCGATATATCCTGAATTGAAACATAAAATTACTTTGATAAAATTACTGCAGATTGAATGAAGTAATATCAGACCAGAAACATACTCAACTCATAGGGCCTTGAgcttttttccttttatttatCAACAATACAATTTAGAATAAGGTCTCAATCCTAAATTATGCTAGCTAATTCAATCCtatgaattatttattttctgatACAATACTCTCCatcttaaatatatgtatactcGGAATTACGATTTCGATGACTGTGtatattgaaatataacataaaattcaTATGTACTCCTCTGATATATGTACACCTAATTAAATTTTAGAGAGTGTGGTTTTCAATATGAAATCAGAGTTCTGATTTGACAAAAGCACATTCGTGTTATGTTTATCTGTAGTCAGTGTTATCGCGGAATTTTGTTGTTGTATCGTCAAAAGGGCAAAAAAGTTATTTGAGTATAACTAATCTTGTGGTCAGTTTTTACCACAGCAGAACTCTTAGTTTGACCTGCATTGTTTGAGGTTAACCGATCTCGTGATGAGCTTCTGTCGTGTTTTTAGAAGCATATTAGTCTAACACCGAAATTAACTGATTACAATAAACAGGGTTTTTAATACTTCTTttgcatatttaatatttttcccgCCGATATTTTGAAGTATAAAACTTGTTGACTATATACATGTTATATCTTTACATGTTAAATTTAGTTCAAAGGTATTGTAGTAGCTCTTATCTCTcgccctccccccccccccccccccccctcctctctctcatgGCCAGCTTTAGTATTTCGGCTATTGTGGTATTTCGAACTGATTCAGGATTCAAAATTTCCTTTTCGATCAAAAGTAATATACTTTTGCAGCGGGAAACAAAGACGTTGGATCCGAGATTCAATTTATCGAAACATGGGGAATATGATGACTAGAAGATATTGCTACATGATTATTGA of Daucus carota subsp. sativus chromosome 3, DH1 v3.0, whole genome shotgun sequence contains these proteins:
- the LOC108211899 gene encoding sister chromatid cohesion 1 protein 1; the encoded protein is MFYSHQLLARKAPLGQIWMAATTHAKINKKKLHKLNIIQICEQILNPSVPMALRLSGILMGGVVIVYERKVKLLYDDVTRLLVEINEAWKVKGVPDRTLLPKGKSQAKYEAVTLPDNQGTEEVEEIERSRHFSESATMMGFQQPSYVSMHLDNVDVPYTSNTVREDGQAQYYHQVDFDNITLFEGFDYYQADTDLHNRFERFDIEDDADTQTNFAPDDHTQIPATIISSPPRQEEPKKVNENPEKPLNDHVDQPFEEAKEVTQMDEVKQKQGPPRKRARRTVLPVMDYEQTIIPAHIYQSWLQNAPDTVSKRGRKRKFMDSTPIMKITDLMDIPPVVLVCRLFAKGNKQIYYPAALLELWRRCTQPPHDSPSGTTAPQPPAASSSSHSERLHHQDPDGFPHGDYHTGVSSQPSEISIEKQRNTLENNEMPTEILMEELRNNLKNFGIGAASANGVSATKASGVSATKASGVPAAKASMISPSNSGGEEFGSIPSSGSGHAFPTHSTEANTKWSNKKRSYSSTRNLETVAEETTWQNLDPDFKLTSTPENGSTLDNELMVETGPTQTQKYPVADQPLDQITDAIRRHLKIHFDTPGCPTIESVNQLAFGMNRKRAACFFHQICVLATLGCIRIQQKVPYGDIFISRGAKM